From the Acetobacter aceti genome, one window contains:
- a CDS encoding winged helix DNA-binding protein, translating to MKATVGTKTRRQDQRPFIVSSSHLATPGSEDLSEFEFSLTVMNNAFQHWIVRCMTAAGLPELSALETLLLHHINHRSKEKSIPSLMFALNISERHYLNYAMKKLDERGLIERRKQGKEVFVWTSAKGVAYCEEYARLRNVCLLELVPDDHCVGGITIAEVAKALRIINGFYEQASRSVSSL from the coding sequence ATGAAGGCGACCGTCGGGACGAAGACGCGCAGACAGGACCAGCGACCGTTCATTGTGTCGTCCTCTCATCTTGCGACGCCGGGAAGCGAAGATCTGAGCGAATTTGAATTTTCCCTGACAGTTATGAACAATGCATTTCAGCACTGGATCGTCCGCTGTATGACGGCTGCCGGTCTGCCCGAATTGTCGGCACTTGAAACTCTCCTCCTTCATCACATCAATCACCGTTCCAAGGAGAAGAGCATCCCAAGCCTGATGTTTGCTCTGAACATCTCCGAACGCCATTACCTGAATTACGCGATGAAAAAGCTCGATGAGCGGGGACTGATCGAGCGACGCAAGCAGGGCAAGGAGGTTTTCGTCTGGACGTCCGCCAAAGGTGTGGCCTACTGTGAGGAGTACGCTCGCCTGCGCAACGTCTGCCTGCTGGAACTCGTGCCCGATGACCATTGCGTCGGCGGCATCACAATTGCTGAAGTCGCAAAGGCTCTTCGTATCATCAATGGATTTTATGAGCAGGCGTCCCGCTCCGTATCGTCCCTGTAG